A part of Perognathus longimembris pacificus isolate PPM17 chromosome 18, ASM2315922v1, whole genome shotgun sequence genomic DNA contains:
- the Agt gene encoding angiotensinogen, whose protein sequence is MAPATLGLKATVLCLLTWVSLVAGDRIYVHPFHFLFYSKSSCEQLEKSNAETATEPTFAPTPIQAKASPVDEEGLRDQLALAAGKLEAEQKLQAAEVGMMANFMGFRMYKMLSEAGGTPGGAVLSPTAVFGTLASFYSGSVDPTASQLQAFLGVPGQDQDCTSRLDGHKVLSALQALQGLLVAQGEASGQPHLLLSTVVGLFTAPGLRLKQPFVKGLAPFAPVVLSRSLDLSSPELAAEKINRFMQAVTGWKMNGLAGVSGDSTMLFNTYVHFQGRMKGFSLLPEPQDFQVDNSTRVSVRMLSGTGTFQHWSDPQNNVSLTRVPVGESASLLLIQPRWASDLDRVQALAFHHDLFTWMKNLSPRTIRLTLPQLELQGAYDLQALLAQAKLPTLLGPQAALDRISDTDVRVGEVLNSVLFELRGDEGEQPPESAQPSDVPEALEVVTLNSPFLFAVHERDSGALHFLGRVDSPPSVA, encoded by the exons ATGGCACCCGCCACCCTAGGCCTGAAGGCCACCGTCCTGTGTCTCCTCACCTGGGTCAGCCTGGTGGCCGGGGACCGGATTTACGTGCATCCCTTCCACTTCCTCTTCTACAGCAAGAGCAGCTGTGAGCAGCTGGAGAAGTCCAACGCCGAGACGGCCACAGAACCCACCTTCGCGCCCACCCCCATCCAGGCCAAGGCCTCCCCCGTGGACGAGGAGGGCCTGCGTGACCAGCTGGCGCTGGCCGCCGGGAAGCTGGAGGCCGAGCAGAAGCTGCAGGCCGCGGAGGTGGGGATGATGGCCAACTTCATGGGGTTCCGCATGTACAAGATGCTGAGCGAGGCGGGAGGCACCCCCGGCGGGGCCGTGCTGTCCCCGACGGCTGTCTTCGGCACCCTGGCCTCTTTCTACtcgggctccgtggaccccacgGCCAGCCAGCTGCAGGCGTTCCTGGGAGTCCCTGGCCAGGACCAGGACTGCACTTCCCGGCTGGACGGGCACAAGGTCCTTTCTGCCCTACAGGCCCTTCaggggctgctggtggctcagggaGAGGCCAGCGGCCAGCCGCACCTGCTGCTGTCCACCGTGGTGGGCCTGTTCACGGCCCCGGGCCTGCGGCTGAAGCAGCCGTTCGTGAAGGGTCTGGCTCCTTTTGCCCCCGTTGTGCTCTCACGCTCTCTGGACTTGTCCAGCCCAGAGCTGGCTGCCGAGAAGATCAATCGGTTCATGCAAGCGGTGACGGGGTGGAAGATGAACGGGCTGGCAGGGGTCAGCGGAGACAGCACCATGCTTTTCAACACCTATGTCCACTTCCAAG GAAGGATGAAGGGCTTCTCCCTGCTGCCCGAGCCCCAGGATTTCCAGGTGGACAACAGCACACGGGTGTCTGTCCGCATGCTCTCGGGCACCGGCACCTTCCAGCACTGGAGTGACCCCCAGAACAACGTCTCCCTGACACGCGTGCCCGTGGGCGAGAGCGCCTCCCTGCTGCTGATCCAGCCTCGCTGGGCGTCCGACCTGGACCGGGTGCAGGCCCTCGCCTTCCACCACGACCTCTTCACCTGGATGAAGAACTTGTCTCCCAG GACCATCCGCCTGACACTACCCCAGCTGGAGCTGCAAGGCGCCTACGACCTGCAGGCCCTGCTGGCTCAGGCCAAGCTGCCCACCCTGCTGGGCCCCCAGGCGGCCTTGGACAGGATCAGCGACACCGATGTCAGAGTGGGAGAG GTCCTGAACAGCGTTCTCTTTGAGCTCAGAGGGGATGAGGGAGAGCAGCCCCCCGAGTCTGCCCAGCCGTCAGATGTACCGGAGGCCCTGGAGGTCGTGACCCTCAACAGCCCGTTCCTGTTCGCCGTCCACGAGCGGGATTCTGGTGCCCTGCACTTCCTGGGCCGTGTGGACAGCCCCCCGAGtgtggcctga